GCTGAGGCATGATTTATTTGTAAATAATAATGCGATGAATGTTACAGTAAGCTGTTCAGTTTATTTACCAGATTGGCTTTTGCGGTTGCCCCAACTACCTTATCAACCATTTCTCCATTTTTGAAAAACATAATGGTTGGTATATTACGTATTCCTAGTTTTGCTGTTACATCAGGGTTTTCATCTACATTCACTTTCCCAATAACTGCTTTTCCATCAAATTCGGCATACATTTCTTCCACAATAGGGGTGAGCATTCGGCAGGGGCCACACCACTCGGCCCAGAAATCGAGCATTACAACTTTATCTGATTTCATTACCATTTCTTCGTAATTGCTGTCATTAATTTCATGTGCCATATTTAATTTTTTATACGTTTTTACAAAAATAAAGAAAGATTAATCATGTAACACAAATGGTAAATAAAAAATTTCATTCAGAAAAAAAATACTTATAACCAGGCGTCACGGTATTACAAAAATTATTCAACAAAAATGTATTGCACTGAAATACAGCAGTATCTTAAAACGGTTTTAAAAAGTTGCTGTAAAATTATATGTTCCAGGCATTGGAGTAGTTGATCCTGCAGGTACTACCGAAATATTTCCGGAGCCTGAAGCCGTAGAGCCGCTTGTTGTGTGTGTTCCTGAGGTAATGGTTACATTTTCAGTATCACTGTCGAATGTAAGTATGAAGTTTGAATT
This portion of the Bacteroidales bacterium genome encodes:
- the trxA gene encoding thioredoxin, with product MAHEINDSNYEEMVMKSDKVVMLDFWAEWCGPCRMLTPIVEEMYAEFDGKAVIGKVNVDENPDVTAKLGIRNIPTIMFFKNGEMVDKVVGATAKANLVNKLNSLL